The Argopecten irradians isolate NY chromosome 4, Ai_NY, whole genome shotgun sequence genome has a window encoding:
- the LOC138320368 gene encoding uncharacterized protein — protein sequence MAEKSGEPAIPESVTEKIGEPATPESVAASCPPPSYEEVMGHQTVGYAKASSPSDLPPLSYIDIMPRLLDPGNIANKVTPQFDKFSVVIQAANMWLAGNRSYAVWKCETVERKVDKGTVIVLEKMVYHEATFGFNVYIRGLRLWLTKKSNPNEPAQQLGLLNVVPKKVAVLPTHIGYGNQISLNNGIQINIGGRRRRGHTGYVTIDDPEVLQNMAVPSLNISFEGLQTTLKKLNEDIKARPLPGTILNVEATTMKTFEGLSASGDMDPDQTCWHEDGNKFKRFTQIIRVFYVIGQPANEQILMEDFVPQVTKRGDLMKPCHFETWQKVMSRVSAWIPNQQGIRIVNLQTQYIKYSEYNGEVKVASDSTDDYVTNFTDRKMLKVMRVFYVTRPGPPSPSMGHLSIRTFLPVRKSRKDFETMSETMFRITAWLKVTGMQISSVETHQFLFVETSASGVEQEKCNITSHGMSGKHFITAISVYFAYPFQEPHASYLPPVYNMYDPHKLQSSSCTIV from the exons ATGGCGGAGAAGAGTGGGGAGCCTGCGATCCCCGAGTCTGTGACGGAGAAGATTGGGGAGCCTGCGACCCCCGAGTCTGTGGCAGCCTCGTGTCCGCCTCCGTCCTATGAGGAGGTGATGGGCCACCAGACTGTCGGGTACGCCAAGGCCTCATCACCTTCTGACTTACCTCCCCTGTCCTACATTGACATCATGCCGAG GCTCCTGGACCCCGGCAACATAGCCAACAAAGTCACACCGCAGTTTGACAAGTTCAG cGTGGTCATACAAGCCGCCAACATGTGGCTCGCTGGAAACCGGTCGTATGCTGTATGGAAGTGTGAGACAGTTGAGCGGAAGGTCGACAAAGGCACTGTCATTGTGTTGGAGAAGATGGTTTATCACGAGGCCACATTTGGCTTCAATGTCTACATACGGGGACTTAG GCTTTGGTTGACAAAGAAATCCAATCCAAACGAGCCTGCCCAGCAGCTAGGTTTGTTGAACGTTGTCCCGAAAAAAGTCGCGGTCTTACCAACGCACATAGGATATGGCAACCAAATCAGCCTTAACAACGGGATCCAAATCAACATCGGAGGACGACGACGGAGGGGGCATACTGGTTACGTCACTATCGACGATCCAGAGGTACTACAGAACATGGCTGTTCCATCGTTGAATATATCGTTCGAAGGATTGCAAACTACCCTAAAAAAACTCAACGAGGACATCAAGGCCCGCCCTTTACCAG GTACTATACTGAATGTGGAAGCGACGACCATGAAGACATTTGAAGGCCTTAGTGCTAGTGGGGATATGGATCCCGACCAGACATGCTGGCACGAGGACGGGAACAAGTTCAAACGATTCACTCAGATCATCAGGGTCTTCTACGTCATCGGACAACCAGCCAATGAACAGATTT TGATGGAGGATTTCGTACCACAGGTGACCAAACGAGGCGACTTGATGAAGCCCTGCCATTTTGAGACTTGGCAGAAGGTTATGTCTCGTGTTAGTGCATGGATACCAAACCAACAG GGAATTCGAATAGTAAACTTACAAACACAGTATATCAAATACTCAGAATACAATG GTGAAGTGAAAGTAGCCTCGGACTCGACTGACGATTACGTGACTAATTTCACTGACAGAAAAATGCTCAAGGTAATGCGTGTGTTTTACGTGACACGACCGGGGCCTCCCTCGCCTTCGATGGGACACCTCAGCATCCGCACGTTTTTACCTGTGCGCAAATCTCGCAAGGACTTTGAGACGATGAGTGAAACCATGTTTCGGATAACAGCTTGGTTAAAGGTGACAG GAATGCAAATTTCCAGCGTGGAGACGCACCAGTTCCTCTTCGTAGAGACCAGTGCGTCGGGTGTAGAACAGGAAAAATGTAACATTACCAGCCATGGGATGTCTGGCAAGCACTTCATCACGGCTATATC gGTATACTTCGCCTACCCCTTCCAGGAGCCACACGCCTCCTATCTTCCTcctgtgtataacatgtacgaCCCACACAAATTACAGTCATCGTCTTGTACGATTGTCTAG